The genomic window TTTTCAGGCATCACAATAAAAAAGTCTCTCTTGAGGAGACGCTAACGATTAGGAATGAAGACTAATCTATTAACGATTTTTTGTTTACGAAAGAAAAATTCATAGACCCCTGCAAGTTATACAGATACTTTTGTATAACTTGCAGGGGTCTAAATACTATTCTCAATGATATAATTAAGACAGTTTTCCTAATTTTTCTATAAGTGGCTGAGATATTTTTTTAGAAAAGAAAGAAATAAGTGGCCCAGCGAAGAAACCAGTAATAATAGTAGAGATTCCGACAGGTCCAGCAAGTAAATAAGCTCCTAGAACGATAAACAGATCTTGTCCTACTCGAACAGGTGTGTAGTTCCAACCTGTTCGATCAGTTATGACCGGTGTTATTGCATCGTAGGGAGAGACCCCTAATTTTGTATCCATATATAAGGCCACACCGAGAGTGAAAATCATGATAGCTACAACAGCAATGATAAGACGAATAGCTAAATTTATTTCTCCTATATTAAAAAAGTTTTTGAATAGATCACCAAAAAAACTAACTTGATAGCCTATTAAAATCATATTGTAAATAGTTCCCCAACCGATTAACGATCGTTTTAAGAAAAATACAATCGCTAAAATGATAAGATTTAAGCCGAGTTGGTAGTTTCCTAAACTAAAGCCTAGTAAAGATGAAGCACCTTTGTTTAGTGCAGTAAATGGATCTAATCCCATATCCATTGATTCACTTAGAGCAGCACCAAAACTGATAAAAGTAATTCCGATGATAGATGCTAATGAGCGTAAAATAAAGTCTTTCCAATTGATTGACATAATTTCCTCCATTTTTAGAAATTTAATAATTGATTTTAGTATTTTTAGATACGTTTTATCCAGGCAT from Carnobacterium iners includes these protein-coding regions:
- a CDS encoding YczE/YyaS/YitT family protein — protein: MSINWKDFILRSLASIIGITFISFGAALSESMDMGLDPFTALNKGASSLLGFSLGNYQLGLNLIILAIVFFLKRSLIGWGTIYNMILIGYQVSFFGDLFKNFFNIGEINLAIRLIIAVVAIMIFTLGVALYMDTKLGVSPYDAITPVITDRTGWNYTPVRVGQDLFIVLGAYLLAGPVGISTIITGFFAGPLISFFSKKISQPLIEKLGKLS